Proteins encoded together in one Lathyrus oleraceus cultivar Zhongwan6 chromosome 5, CAAS_Psat_ZW6_1.0, whole genome shotgun sequence window:
- the LOC127078722 gene encoding uncharacterized protein LOC127078722, whose translation MHQDPGKITEKEDKLKENKSEEAIEKEEPYVPSTPYKPPISYPQRFVRSKSVGQFKKFVELLKQLNITIPFTEAITQMPSYTKFLKEILSNKKKIEDNEPVTLTAECSAIIQNNMPPKLKDPWSFSMPYVIGKFVIDKELCELGANISLMPLSICERLKMGELRPTSMSVQLADHSVKFPVGMLENVIVRVGQFYIPTDFIIMDIKEDSNILIILGRPFLATVGAIIDVKKGKLTFEVGEENFEFILTQFLKASTIDDTCFMLDVINECVREMENEQTSYS comes from the coding sequence atgcaccAAGACCCTGGTAAAATAACTGAGAAGGAAGAcaaactaaaagaaaataaaagcgAAGAGGCCATAGAGAAAGAAGAACCATATGTGCCTTCAACACCGTATAAACCTCCTATCTCGTATCCTCAAAGATTTGTTAGGTCAAAAAGTGTAGGGCAATTCAAGAAATTTGTAGAGCTTCTGAAACAATTGAATATCACAATACCTTTTACAGAAGCTATCACTCAAATGCCCTCATACACTAAGTTTCTTAAGGAGatcttatctaacaagaagaagatCGAGGATAACGAACccgttacacttactgctgagtgtagcgctATAATTCAAAACAATATGCCTCCTAAGCTGAAAGACCCATGGAGTTTCTCCATGCCCTATGTAATCGGAAAGTTTGTCATAGACAAAGAACTATGCGAATTGGGAGCCAATATTAGCTTAATGCCCTTATCCATATGCGAAAGGCTTAAAATGGGAGAGTTGAGACCAACTAGCATGTCCGTACAACTTGCGGATCATTCTGTTAAATTTCCTGTAGGTATGCTAGAGAACGTCATAGTGCGCGTAGGTCAATTCTATATTCCCACTGatttcataatcatggacataAAGGAGGATTCCAATATCCTtatcatattaggaagaccattcttagctACTGTCGGAGCTATTATAGATGTAAAGAAAGGAAAGCTAACCTTTGAAGTCGGTGAAGaaaattttgaatttattttgacGCAATTCTTAAAGGCATCAACTATAGACGATACATGTTTTATGCTAGATGTCATCAACGAATGTGTAAGAGAAATGGAGAATGAACAAACTTCATACTCCTAA